TGCCGAACGTCCGCTCAGGACGACGGTCACCCCGGTGTGCCGGGCGAAGTAGCGGGCGACGTGGCGGCCCAGGCCGCCGAGGCCGCCGGTCACCCAGTAGACCCCGCCCGTGCGCAGCGCCGGGACGTGCGGTCCCTCGTCGAGTTCGATCTCTACCGGGCGCAGGGCGCGGCGGGTGCCGTCCGCCGCGTGGCCGGTCTCCGCGTCGGGCGCGGTGTCGGCCGCTTCATGGCGCAGGATGCGGGCGATCCGCTCGGCGGGGGCGTCCGCGAGGTTCGCCACGCGGACCACTCGCCCCCGTACCAGGGGGTCCTCCAGCTCGGCGGTGCGGAACAGGCCCGTGAGCGGGGCGTGCGCCTGGTGCGGCACCCGGTCGTCGACCAGGACCACGAAGCGGTGCGCCGCCGTCGGGCTCGCCGCCAGCACCTGCTTGACCTCGTCGAACAGCAGCCCGAGGGCGAGGTCGGCGGTTTCGGCGGGGCGGCCCGGGTCGGCCTCGGGCAGCACGGTGAACGGCGTTGCGGTGAGCGGCTGTTCGGTGAGCGCGGCGGCGTCGCCCACCAGGAACGCGTGCACCGTGACGTCGTCCCCGGCCGCCTCGGCGGTGCCGTCGAGAGGCGCCGGGGTCCAGCCGGTGGTGGCCGTGACCACCCGGGCCCCGGTGGGCGCGGTCGGCGCGGCGGGCGCGGGGGCCGTGCGCTGCACCAGGCCGCGCAGGCTCGCGCAGACGGTGCCGGTCTCGTCGCACAGGTCGATGTCGAAGGTGTCAGGCGAGGTGCCCGGCGCGTCGCCGTCTTCGCTCGGCCTGACCCAAGCCCAGGTCAGCGCCGGGCACGGGCGGTGGACGTCGATCCGGTCGAGTACGAACGGCAGGGCCGGACCCGCTGCGGGCTCGGCCGCCTCCCGCGCCATCAGGACGAGCGAAGCCTGCAGCGCCGCGTCCAGCACGCTGGGCGGCAGGACGTGACCGGCCTCCTCCCGGGCGGCCTCGGGCCGCTCGATCCGGGCGAGCAGCTGGCCGGTGCCGGTGAGGATCTGCGCCAGCCCCCGCATGGCCGGGCCGTAGTCGAGCCCGGCCCTGCCGAAGGCGGCGTACGCCTCGTCGGTGCCGTACGGCGTGCCGCAGGCGGCACGCAGCGCGTCCAGGTCGAGCGGGGCCACCGGTTCGGCGACGCGCGGCTCCACGACGCCCCGGCTGTGCACCACGGCCGACGGATCGGTGGCCGACGTCCCGGTGTAGACCTCGAAGACGACGCGGTCGTCGCCGTCGGGGAACAGGCCCACCTTCACGTCGAGCGGGGCGTCGTCCACGCGCAGCGGACGCAGCCAGGCGACGTCGCGCAGCCGCACGGAGGAGTCCGCGCCGTCGTCCTGGACCACGGCCTCGTGGGCGGCGGCCCTGACCATCTCGATCGAGGCGGCGGCGGGGAACACCCGGGTGCCGTGCACCCGGTGGTCCGCCAGGAACGGCTCGTCCCCGGTGAACGCCGAGGCGTAGCGCTGTTCGGCGAGGTCCGAGGTGTTGCGGTGCACCAGCGGGTGCGGCGCGGTGGACGGCACCGCCTCGGCAGGCACGGCCGCCGTGGCCGTCGACGGCTCGAACCAGTGCCGCTCGCGTGCGAACGGGTAGGTGGGCAGCCGTACGCGGCGGACCTGGGCATTCTCCTCGCCGGGCAGGTCCGCCCAGTCGGCGGTGTCGCCCCGTGCCCAGCGGGTGGCTGCCGCCAGGGCCTCGGGGGCCACCGGCACCGCGGTACGCACGTGCGCCTCGGCCGGGGCGAGCGAGCCGTCCACGACCGCTTCGAGCCCCGCGCGCAGTTCCGTGTGGTCGGCGACGACGAGCACGAGGCGCGCGGCCATGGGATCGCGGCCGGTCCGCAGGGTGTGCGCGACGTCGGCCAGCTCCGTGCGCGCCGTCACCGCCGCGTCCCCGAGGTGGCGCAGGAGGCCGGCCGCCACCGCGCGCAGCCGCTCCGGCGTCCTGGCCGAGAGCGGTACGACCTGGGCGCCGTCGGGCAGCTCGCGCCCGGACCGCTGCGGGTCCTGCGCGACGTACTCCTCCAGGACCACATGGGCGTTGGTCCCGCCGAAGCCGAAGGAGCTGACGCCCGCGCGGCGCGGTGCGGAACACCCCTGCGCGTCCGTCGTGGGCGCGTCCCAGGGCCGGGTCGCGCCGACGACGTAGAACGGGCTGTCGTCGAGCCGCACCAGCGGGTTGGGGACCTCGAAGTGGACGGTGGCGGGCAGCACCCGCTCGGCCAGGGCGCCGATCACCTTGACCATTCCGGCGACACCGGCGGCCCCTTCGAGGTGCCCGATGTTGGTCTTGACCGACCCGATGCCGACGCTGTCCGGCGCCGCCTCGGTCCCCTGGGCCGCGTGCAGGTTCCGGAACGCGCGCTTGAGCGCGACGATCTCGATGGGGTCGCCGACCGGGGTGCCGGGGCCGTGCGCCTCGATGTAGGAGACCGTCTCCGGCCGGATGCCCTCGCGGGCGTACAGCTCCTCGATCAGACTCGCCTGCGCGGCCGGGTTGGTGACCGTCAGGGAGTTGGTGCGGCCGCCGTGGTTGGTGGCCACGCCCTTGATGACGGCGTGCACCGGGTCGCCGTCCGCCAGCGCCCGGGCGAGCGGCTTGAGGAGCAGGACGGCCCCGCCCTCGCCGCGGACGTAGCCGTCGGCGCCCTGGTCGAAGGCCCGGCACTCGCCGCCGCGCGACAGCATGCCCGCCTGGCTGAAGGCCACGAAGTGCTTGGGCGACCAGCACAGGTTGACCCCGCCCGCCAGCGCCTGGTCGCACTCCCCGCCGCGCAGCGCGGAGACCGCCTCGTACACCGAGACCAGCGAGCTGGAGCAGGCGGTGTCGTTGGTGATGCTCGGCCCGTGCAGGTCGAGGAAGTAGGAGACGCGGTTGGAGATGACCGAGTACGCCGTTCCGGTCGGGAAGTAGACGTCGGTCGGCGCGCCCTCGCGCTCCATGAGTTCGGCGTAGTCCGCGTGGCAGACCCCCATGAAGACGCCGGTGCGGGAGCCCGCGAGCCGGCCTGCCGCGTATCCGGCGTCCTCGATCGCCTTCCAGGAGAGTTCGAGCGCGAACCGCTGCTGCGGGTCCATGCTCTTCGCCTCGCGGGGCGAGATGTTGAAGAAGGCCGCGTCGAAGCGGTCGGCCTCTTCGATGAAGCCGCCCCAGATGCTGTTCGTCTTCTCCGCACCCGGCTTCGGGTCCCCGAAGTACCGTTCCTTGGACCAGCGTTCGGCAGGCACCTCGGAGATCAGCGACCGGCCCTCGGCCAGGTGCTGCCACAGCTCGTCCAGCGCCTCGGCGCCGGGGAACCGCAGACCGAGTCCGATGATCGCGATGTCGCCCGTGTCGGGCGTCGGCCGGGAGGCGGTCACAGTGCCGCTCCCGTGGGCTGAGCGGCGGTCGGCTGCGCGGCTGTCGGCTGCGCGGCGCGGCGGCGGTCGGCGACCGTGCGCAGGTTCAGTACGGCCGCCGGGGGCGTGCCCATGTAACTCTCCCGATCCATGACGAACTGCTGGTTGAGGACGGCGGTCGTGAGCAGGTACACGAACGCCTGGTCCTCCTTGGTGCTGATCTCAGCGGCGGGGACGGTCATGACCTTGTTGACCAACTTGCGGGCGAAGACGGGGTCGACGCAGTCGAGCCTGGCCAGCTCGGCGTCGGACAGGATCAGCTCCAGGTAGTCGGGCCGCTGGTCCCTGAAGACGGTGCTGCCGGGTGCCCGGTAGGGCTGTTTGGGCCGGGCCAGGCTCTGTTCGGGCAGTTCGCCGTGGAACGCCTTCCTGAGGATCGCCTTCTCCTGCGCGCCGTCGTCGTAGCGAAGGTTGACGGAGGCGGCGGCCCGTATGACGGCGGGGTCCAGGAACGGGCAGCGGTTCTCCACCCCGTGCGCCAGGCCCATCCGCTCGCCCTGGGTGGACAGCAGATAGCCGGGCAGCAGCGTCTTGTACTCCAGCCACTGCGCCTTCTGCACCGGGCTCAGCTCCCGGTAGCCGGGCGTGGCGCGCACCAGGGCGAGCAAGTCGGCGAACGGCTCGCCCCGGTCCTTGAGCAGGCGGGTGGCGAACTTCCCGTTCTGGTAGCGCAGTTCGTGCGAGAACAGGCCCGGCAGGCGCTCGGTGGCGAACTGCTGGAAGAGCCCGGCCAGTTGGGCGCTGTGGGCGGGGCCGAAGTGGGCGAGCTCGGGGTGCAGGCCCGCGATCCCGCTCCTCCTGTCGTCCTCGGACAGCTCGTGCCAGGCCGCGCGCAGCATCGTCTCGCGGAACAGGGAGTAGCCGAGGAACGCCTCGTCGGCGCCCTCGCCGCTGAGCACGGTCTTGATCCCGGCCTCGCTCACCCGGCGCGACAGCAGGTACATCGGGACGAACGCCGTACGGAACGAGGGGACTTCGGCGTGGTAGACGGCGGCGGGGAAGGCGGCCGCCAGGTCGGCGGCCGTCACCGTGACGGCCGAGTGGCGGGTGCCCAGGTGCTCGGCCACCAGTCGCTGGCTGTCGGACTCGTCGAAGGTCCGGTCCTCGAACGCGACGGAAAAGGTGCGCACTTCGGTGTCGGACAGGTCGGTGGCGAGCTTGGTGACGATCGAGGAGTCGAGTCCGCCGCTCAGATAGACGCCGACCGGCACGTCGCTGCGCAGGCGCAGTTCGACGCTGGTGCGCAGCGTCTCGCGGACGAACGCTGCCGCGTCGGCCTCGGTCCCGGTGAACGGCGGTGCGTCCAGGGTCAGTCGCTCGTACTCGCGGAGCGTTCGACGGCCGTCGCGGATGCTCAGCCAGCTGCCCATCGGCAGCTGGCGCACGCCGGTGAACGGGGTGCGGTCGGGCAGCGGCGTCCACACCGCGAAGGTCGAGGCGAGCTCCCGGGCGTCCAGGTGGAAGCGGAAGCCGGGGAAGGCGCGGAACGCCTTCATCTCGGAGGCGAACAGGAAGTGGCCTTCGTGCTCGGTGTAGAAGAGCGGGCGCTTGCCGTGGCGGTCGCGGGCGAGGAACAGTTCGCCCGTGGCGGCGTCACGGATCGCGAGGGCGAAGGCCCCGTTGAAGCGCGTCAGGCAGTCGGCGCCCCACTGGATCCATGCCTGGAGCACCACTTCGGTGTCCGAGCGGGTACGGAACGGGCGGCCGAGCGCGCGCAGTTCCTCGCGCAGCTCCACGTGGTTGTAGAGCTCGCCGTTGAAGCAGATCCAGTAGCGCTCGGACGCGTCCGGCATCGGCTGCGCGCCCGCTTCGAGGTCGACGATCGCCAGGCGGACCGTGCCCATCGCGAGGCCGTCGTCGAGGTAGTAGCCCGCCTCGTCCGGCCCTCGGTGGCCGATCAGCGAGAGCATCGAGGTGATGACGCCCGGCGTGTCGCCGGGGGCCGCCGTGGCGGCGAGGAATCCGGCTAGCCCGCACACGGTGCGCCCCCCTGGCCGGCGAGCTTCCGCGCCACGAACGCGTCGATGGCGTCGAGCGTGACGAGGACGTTCATCAGCACGTCCTCCTCGGAGAGGTCGATGGCGAACTCCTCCTTCAGGAAGGTCACCAACTGGACGTAGCCGAACGAGTCGATGACCCCCTCGTCGAAGAGGTTGCTCTGTGGTGTCACCTCGGTGCCGAATTCCACGAGGAACCGGTCCTCGACGAACCGGGTGATGAGCTCCGTCCTGTTCATGCCTGGTGCCTCGCTTCGTCGGGCCGGGTTGCGTCGGGCCGGGTGGGGGCGGTGGCGGCACGGATGTGCTCCACCATGCGCAGCAGGGCTTTTCCGCCCAGCTCCTCGCACTCTGTTCGGGGGTCGATGGCCAGCAGGTGACGGACGCTGTCCGTCCACCGCACCGGCTCGACGAGTTGGTCGCACAGCAGCCGCACGGTCTCCTCCGGCCGGTAGGGGCGTCCGGTGACGTTGGCGATCACCGGGGTCGTGGGCGCACGGAAGTCGACGTCCGCCAGGAACGCCTCGAACTCGGCGCGGGCGGGGGCCATGTGGCGGGAGTGGAAGGGTCCGCTGACGCGCAGCGGCGCGAAGCGGATCTGGTGCCGTTCCAGGGCGGCGTGGGCGGCGGGCAGTACGTCGAGCGGCCCGGCGATGACGATCTGGGCGTCGGTGTTGAAGCCCGCGATGTCGATGCCTTCGACGCCGTCCGCCGCGAAGATCTCCGCGAGGCGTTCGGCCGGGGTATCCCTGACCGCGGTCATCCCGCCGCCGGATGCCTGTGCCATCAGTTCGGCGCGCTTCTTGACCAGGCGCAGCCCCGTGGCGAAGTCGAAGACCTCGGCCGCCAGCAGTGCGTTGTACTCGCCGATGCTGTGGCCCAGGTAGTGGTCAGCGGGCCGTTCCTCGCGGCGGGTGCGCTCGAACAGCTGGAGCGCCTGCACCGTGTAGAGGGCGGGCTGCGTGTAGCGGGTGCTGGCCAGCAGGCCGTCGGGGTCGTCGCGGCAGAGCGCCACGAGGTCGTAACCCAGCATGTCGCAGGCGAACTGCGTGAGCCCCGGATAGCGGCCGAAGAGGTCCGCCCCCATGCCTCGGAACTGCGCCCCCTGACCGGGGAAGAGAATCGCGAACACCATGATGTACGTCTCTCAGCTCGATCTCCGCAGTCGTGCGCGCTGCGGCCGCCGCCGATCGGTACCGGCTGGGGATCAATGTCGTGGAACCCGATCAACGCCGGATCTTCAACCGCTCCGCACGGCCCCGGGACGCGCCGGGTGAGCTCTGTGAGGGGTCGCGCGAGCGCATGAGAAGATCCGCGAAAGCGTTCGACGTGATCATCGAACGCAGGGGGATGGGGGCAGTCGCTGGACATGCCCTTGGCGTTACGTGGAGGAAAAGCGCGATGGAAAATGACATTTCCTTCCGGGTGTTGGGGACCGTGCAGCTCTGCCAGAACGACCGCTGGCAGCGCGCGGGGTCCCCGCAGCAGCAGGCGGTGCTCGCCGTGCTGCTGCTGCGGGCGGGCCGCATGGTCACCGCCGACAGGCTGGTGGACGCCGTGTGGGGCGACGACCCTCCGTCGAGCGTGATCGCCGTACTGCGCACCAATGTGTGGCGGCTGCGGCAGCGGCTGGACAAGGGGCGTACCGGCGAGGGCCTGTTGGCATCGGTGGGCGACGGTTACCGGCTCGACGTCCCGCCGGACTCGGTCGACGCGCTGCGCGCCGAGATGCTCGCGGCCAAGGCGGAACAGGCGCGCAGACAGGGGCTGCACGCGGAGAACCGGCAACTGCTGCGCGACGCGCTGGCCCTGTGGCAGGGGACACCGCTGGCCGGGGTCCCGGGCCCCTTCGCGCGTCAGCAGCACGACCGCCTTGAGGAGCTGCGCTTCACCTTGGAGGAGCAGCGCTTCGAGGCCGATCTGTCCTCGGGCGACTCCGCGTCGGCCGCCGCAGGGCTGGCCTCGCTCAGCCAGGAGAGCCCGCTGCGCGAGCGGCCGTACGCTCTGCTGATGCGGGCGCTTAGCGACGTGGGCCGGCGGGCCGACGCGCTGTCGGTGTACCAGCAGGCCCGTACGGTGCTGCGCGAGGAGCTGGGCATCGAGCCCAGCGAGGAACTGCGTGAACTACAGGCACGCATGCTGGCGGAGGGCCCGGCGCCCGGCGCCCCGGCCCAGGCGGAGCCCGCTGCCGTCACTCCCGCCGCCGTCGAAGCGGCCGCCCCGGCCCCTGCCCCGGTCTCCGCCCCCGCCTCGGTGCCCGCCCCGGTCGTGGAGTTCCAGCCGGTTCCCGCTCAACTGCCTTCCGGGATACCGGACTTCATCGGGCGCGAGGAAGCCCTCGCGGTGCTCAGGCGGGCCCTGGACGACGGTGGCGACACCCCCGTGATCACCGCCATCGCCGGTATGGGCGGCGTCGGCAAGTCGGTGCTCGCCACCCGGTTCGCCCACCAGATCAAGGAGCGGTTCCCCGACGGGCAGCTCTACGCCGATCTGTACGGCACGGCAGAGGACCCGGAGCACCCGAAGACCGCGCTGGACGCCTTCCTCACCGCGCTGGGCGTGCCGCGTCGCGCACTGCCCTCGGGGACCGCCGACGCGGCACGGCTGCTGCGCACCGTCCTGGCGGACCGCAGGGTGCTCGTGGTGCTCGACGACGCCCGGGACGCGGCGCAGGTCAGGCCGCTGCTGCCGGGTTCGGCCGGGTCCGCCGTGGTGATCACCAGCCGGGCGAAGCTGATCGGTCTGCCCATCAGCACCCAGCTGGACCTCGACCTGTTCACTCCGGAGGAGGCTTGGAAGCTCCTGGGCCGGGTGGCCGGGACGGAGCGGGTCGGTGTGGCGGACTCCGGCGCGGAGCGGCTGCTGAGCGCGTGCAGCCGGCTGCCGCTGGCGGTACGGATCGCGGCGGCCCGCCTCGCGGCCCGCCCGCAGTGGTCGGTCGACCGGCTGGCCGACCGGCTGAGCGACAGTGACCGGCGGCTGGCCGAGCTGCGGATCGGCGAGCTGGCCGTCGCCAACACCTTCGAGCTCAGCCACCGGATGCTGACCTCTCCGCAGGCCAGGGCGTTCCGCCTGGTCGCCTGTGTGACCCGGGCCGCGACCACCCTGGCCTCGGCCGCCACCCTGCTCGCGCTGCCCGAGCCCGACACCGAGGACCTGCTGGAATCGCTGGTGGACGCCGCTCTGCTGGAGTCCCCGCAGCCCGGCTCCTACCGGTTCCACGACCTGGTGCGGGAGTTCGCGGAGCAGTTGCCCGCCGAGCGGGACGACGAGCGCGTGGCGGCGCTGGAGCGGCTGCTGGAGGGCTTGCGGGGCGGCGCGTACCGGGCCTTCCAGGCCATGGTCCCCGGTGACCCGGTCGTCGACCTGCTCGCGCCCGGCTGCCGGCCGGGCCCGGCCTTCAGGGACCTGCCGGCCGCCCGCGCCTGGGTGCAGGCCGAGGTGGAGACCGCCGTGGACGCGGCCAGGACCGCCGCCCGCGACCCGATGGGCACGGACCGGCACCTCTCCGCGGCCGCCGACACGCTGGTCCTGTTCAGCCCGTTCGGCCAGGAGATCCCGTACAGCCGGCTGGCCGTCGCCGCCGAGGCGGTCGCCGAGGCCGCCGAGCGGATCAGCGCCGAGCGGACCGGTAGCGAGCGGACCGATGCCGACCGCAC
This is a stretch of genomic DNA from Streptomyces sp. NBC_00237. It encodes these proteins:
- the asnB gene encoding asparagine synthase (glutamine-hydrolyzing) codes for the protein MCGLAGFLAATAAPGDTPGVITSMLSLIGHRGPDEAGYYLDDGLAMGTVRLAIVDLEAGAQPMPDASERYWICFNGELYNHVELREELRALGRPFRTRSDTEVVLQAWIQWGADCLTRFNGAFALAIRDAATGELFLARDRHGKRPLFYTEHEGHFLFASEMKAFRAFPGFRFHLDARELASTFAVWTPLPDRTPFTGVRQLPMGSWLSIRDGRRTLREYERLTLDAPPFTGTEADAAAFVRETLRTSVELRLRSDVPVGVYLSGGLDSSIVTKLATDLSDTEVRTFSVAFEDRTFDESDSQRLVAEHLGTRHSAVTVTAADLAAAFPAAVYHAEVPSFRTAFVPMYLLSRRVSEAGIKTVLSGEGADEAFLGYSLFRETMLRAAWHELSEDDRRSGIAGLHPELAHFGPAHSAQLAGLFQQFATERLPGLFSHELRYQNGKFATRLLKDRGEPFADLLALVRATPGYRELSPVQKAQWLEYKTLLPGYLLSTQGERMGLAHGVENRCPFLDPAVIRAAASVNLRYDDGAQEKAILRKAFHGELPEQSLARPKQPYRAPGSTVFRDQRPDYLELILSDAELARLDCVDPVFARKLVNKVMTVPAAEISTKEDQAFVYLLTTAVLNQQFVMDRESYMGTPPAAVLNLRTVADRRRAAQPTAAQPTAAQPTGAAL
- a CDS encoding ACP S-malonyltransferase, whose product is MVFAILFPGQGAQFRGMGADLFGRYPGLTQFACDMLGYDLVALCRDDPDGLLASTRYTQPALYTVQALQLFERTRREERPADHYLGHSIGEYNALLAAEVFDFATGLRLVKKRAELMAQASGGGMTAVRDTPAERLAEIFAADGVEGIDIAGFNTDAQIVIAGPLDVLPAAHAALERHQIRFAPLRVSGPFHSRHMAPARAEFEAFLADVDFRAPTTPVIANVTGRPYRPEETVRLLCDQLVEPVRWTDSVRHLLAIDPRTECEELGGKALLRMVEHIRAATAPTRPDATRPDEARHQA
- a CDS encoding acyl carrier protein, whose amino-acid sequence is MNRTELITRFVEDRFLVEFGTEVTPQSNLFDEGVIDSFGYVQLVTFLKEEFAIDLSEEDVLMNVLVTLDAIDAFVARKLAGQGGAPCAG
- a CDS encoding BTAD domain-containing putative transcriptional regulator; translated protein: MENDISFRVLGTVQLCQNDRWQRAGSPQQQAVLAVLLLRAGRMVTADRLVDAVWGDDPPSSVIAVLRTNVWRLRQRLDKGRTGEGLLASVGDGYRLDVPPDSVDALRAEMLAAKAEQARRQGLHAENRQLLRDALALWQGTPLAGVPGPFARQQHDRLEELRFTLEEQRFEADLSSGDSASAAAGLASLSQESPLRERPYALLMRALSDVGRRADALSVYQQARTVLREELGIEPSEELRELQARMLAEGPAPGAPAQAEPAAVTPAAVEAAAPAPAPVSAPASVPAPVVEFQPVPAQLPSGIPDFIGREEALAVLRRALDDGGDTPVITAIAGMGGVGKSVLATRFAHQIKERFPDGQLYADLYGTAEDPEHPKTALDAFLTALGVPRRALPSGTADAARLLRTVLADRRVLVVLDDARDAAQVRPLLPGSAGSAVVITSRAKLIGLPISTQLDLDLFTPEEAWKLLGRVAGTERVGVADSGAERLLSACSRLPLAVRIAAARLAARPQWSVDRLADRLSDSDRRLAELRIGELAVANTFELSHRMLTSPQARAFRLVACVTRAATTLASAATLLALPEPDTEDLLESLVDAALLESPQPGSYRFHDLVREFAEQLPAERDDERVAALERLLEGLRGGAYRAFQAMVPGDPVVDLLAPGCRPGPAFRDLPAARAWVQAEVETAVDAARTAARDPMGTDRHLSAAADTLVLFSPFGQEIPYSRLAVAAEAVAEAAERISAERTGSERTDADRTAGRARFVCGNAALQQLHLDAAETHALAAEAALRRTGDSALLHQVLNDLGLIAQLRRHYADAARRYEEAADVARAAGHRASELVTSLNAAQARLKDGHAEEARRAAAATIGPLRALGNVPGLGFGLYVHGLALYEMGHHVEAVSSFEECLAICTEAGLRRREAVCRSGLADALRALGQFDRALSLAQRSVEQCRERGTDRDGAQALLILGRVLSALGRPAEAAQRTEEALAAFRRLGLAELAEAQQQLAALSEGEAARAQQPMAVSLPGRVSQTSGV